From one Lycium ferocissimum isolate CSIRO_LF1 chromosome 5, AGI_CSIRO_Lferr_CH_V1, whole genome shotgun sequence genomic stretch:
- the LOC132056665 gene encoding chloride conductance regulatory protein ICln, protein MSGLRLVTERTGDGTGQPFLDTNNGEELMQVQPGTTIVLGSRPPESPGTLYITTKQVVWLSDTDRSKGYAVDFLSVSLHAVSRDPEAYPHPCLYAQIDNGVEDDESEGSTDEGDVSSDLSRITELRLVPSDPNQVDTLFQIFCECAELNPEPIEEEEEEHNWIFSADQLENQEAGEEESEWMISQNSTHTIGRSNGDHDLAHNVLQLQINDQRFEDAEEMDSDSKNGHH, encoded by the exons ATGTCAGGCTTGAGGTTAGTCACTGAAAGAACAGGTGATGGCACCGGGCAGCCATTCCTGGACACCAACAACGGCGAGGAACTCATGCAGGTTCAACCTGGAACCACCATAGTCCTCGGCAGCCGCCCACCTGAGTCCCCTGGCACTCTCTATATCACTACAAA GCAAGTGGTGTGGCTAAGTGATACCGATAGGAGTAAAGGTTATGCAGTTGATTTCTTGTCGGTTTCACTTCATGCTGTCTCTAGAGACCCCGAGGCGTATCCGCATCCTTGTTTATATGCTCAG ATTGACAACGGAGTGGAGGATGACGAGTCAGAAGGCTCCACTGATGAGGGTGATGTGTCATCAGATTTGTCAAGGATCACTGAGTTGAGACTTGTTCCATCAGATCCTAATCAAG TGGATACTCTCTTCCAGATCTTTTGTGAGTGTGCTGAGCTTAATCCTGAACCAATTGAAG AGGAGGAAGAAGAGCATAATTGGATCTTCAGCGCAGATCAGCTGGAAAATCAGGAAGCTG GAGAAGAAGAATCTGAGTGGATGATTTCTCAAAATTCTACACATACAATTGGTCGTTCGAATGGGGATCACGACTTAGCTCATAATGTGCTTCAG CTGCAAATTAATGATCAAAGGTTTGAAGACGCGGAGGAAATGGATAGTGACAGCAAAAATGGTCATCATTAG
- the LOC132056664 gene encoding UDP-glucuronate 4-epimerase 2-like, with translation MDKHRRWTYSITKLVFWTTLFAGTLLFICFQNSPPSNNAHLKVIKRGSSTNSRSSPKWEKRVKLSARPRTRSGHFSILVTGAAGFVGSHVSAALKRRGDGVVGLDNFNSYYDISLKRARQKLLENNGVFVIEGDINDNHLLKKLFDVVKFTHVVHLAAQAGVRYAMKNPGSYVHSNIAGLVSLFEACKSANPQPAIVWASSSSVYGLNTKVPFSEKDRTDQPASLYAATKKAGEEIAHTYNHIYGLSITGLRFFTVYGPWGRPDMAYFFFTKDILKGKPISVFQGSNNRSVARDFTYIDDIVKGCLGALDTAEKSTGSGGKKKKNAQLRVFNLGNTSPVPVTKLVSILEKLLKVKAKRNVLPLPRNGDVMFTHANISYAQKEFGYKPTTDLQMGLQKFVNWYLDYYSISEKKNSW, from the coding sequence ATGGACAAGCACCGTAGATGGACATATTCAATAACGAAACTTGTTTTCTGGACAACCCTTTTTGCAGGTACCcttcttttcatatgtttcCAAAACTCTCCTCCATCTAATAATGCTCATCTCAAGGTGATCAAACGGGGTAGTAGTACTAATAGTCGTAGTAGCCCCAAATGGGAAAAACGTGTCAAATTATCTGCCCGTCCCCGTACCCGTTCCGGTCATTTCTCCATCCTCGTCACCGGTGCAGCCGGTTTCGTTGGGTCCCACGTCTCCGCTGCCCTCAAACGCCGTGGTGACGGAGTCGTTGGCCTCGACAACTTCAACAGCTATTACGACATTTCATTAAAAAGAGCCCGTCAGAAACTGTTGGAAAATAACGGAGTTTTTGTCATTGAAGGTGATATAAATGACAATCATTTGCTAAAAAAGCTTTTTGATGTTGTGAAATTTACACACGTAGTGCATTTAGCTGCACAGGCAGGTGTTCGTTACGCAATGAAGAACCCTGGTTCTTATGTCCATAGTAATATTGCAGGCCTCGTTAGTCTTTTCGAGGCCTGCAAATCAGCTAATCCACAGCCTGCAATTGTGTGGGCATCATCTAGTTCTGTTTATGGGCTTAATACCAAAGTACCCTTCTCGGAAAAAGATCGAACGGATCAACCAGCAAGTCTATATGCTGCTACTAAGAAGGCTGGTGAAGAGATTGCACATACATATAACCATATCTATGGGCTTTCAATTACAGGGTTGAGGTTCTTCACTGTTTATGGACCCTGGGGACGGCCTGATATGGCATATTTCTTTTTTACGAAGGACATACTGAAAGGAAAGCCGATTTCAGTGTTTCAAGGTTCCAATAATAGAAGTGTAGCAAGGGATTTTACCTACATTGATGATATAGTGAAGGGTTGTTTAGGGGCTTTGGATACAGCAGAAAAGAGCACAGGAAGTGgtggaaagaagaaaaagaatgcaCAATTAAGAGTTTTTAATTTGGGGAATACTTCACCTGTTCCTGTTACTAAGCTAGTTAGCATATTGGAGAAATTGCTTAAAGTAAAGGCTAAAAGAAATGTCTTGCCATTGCCAAGAAATGGGGATGTTATGTTTACTCATGCTAATATCAGTTATGCTCAGAAGGAATTTGGATATAAACCCACAACGGATTTGCAGATGGGGTTACAGAAATTTGTTAATTGGTATCTTGATTACTATTCAATAAGTGAAAAGAAGAATTCTTGGTGA